One genomic window of Ruegeria sp. THAF33 includes the following:
- a CDS encoding nitrous oxide reductase family maturation protein NosD — translation MRWPLLIPLLLGSPLWAADWDVPNRAGAINEILAQAADGDTLRLSPGVYAEHLILDRPVTIDGLGQATIDGQGTGSVITVTGPGVTLRGLTVIGSGSSHDGIDSGIQLTKTARAPVVEDNVLLGNLYGIDIHGAKDSIVRGNRIEGRQDQRMNDRGNGVYVWNAPGARVEDNDIRYGRDGIFVNSSKKNTFTGNLFRDLRFAVHYMYADNSVVSDNVSIGNDLGYAVMFTTNVKVADNVSIGDREHGVMLNYANKSQITGNVVIGAKEKCTFLYNSNKNEFTDNWFQGCGIGIHFTAGSERNRIVGNSFIGNRTQVKYVSTKWVEWSEDGRGNYWSDFAAYDVDGNGIADAPYRPNDSMDHVLWTQPAAKLLLGSPAVQLVRWSQSAFPALLPGGVMDSNPLMQPLEPPAMEKVPHDG, via the coding sequence ATGCGCTGGCCCCTGCTCATACCGCTCCTGCTCGGCTCGCCTCTTTGGGCGGCGGATTGGGATGTGCCCAACCGGGCGGGGGCCATCAATGAAATACTGGCTCAGGCGGCGGACGGAGATACCCTCCGCCTGAGCCCCGGTGTTTATGCAGAACATCTGATTCTGGACCGGCCCGTCACGATCGACGGGCTGGGACAGGCCACCATTGACGGGCAAGGCACCGGCAGCGTCATCACCGTAACCGGCCCGGGCGTGACCCTGCGCGGCCTGACAGTGATCGGCTCGGGTTCAAGCCATGACGGGATCGACAGTGGCATCCAGCTGACCAAGACGGCCCGCGCGCCGGTGGTCGAAGACAATGTGCTGCTGGGCAATCTTTACGGCATCGACATTCATGGTGCCAAGGACAGCATCGTGCGTGGCAACCGGATCGAAGGACGTCAGGACCAGCGGATGAATGACCGCGGCAATGGTGTCTATGTCTGGAACGCGCCAGGCGCGCGGGTTGAAGACAACGATATCCGCTATGGCCGTGACGGGATCTTTGTGAACTCGTCCAAGAAGAATACCTTTACCGGCAACTTGTTCCGCGATCTGCGCTTTGCCGTGCATTACATGTATGCCGATAATTCGGTGGTCAGCGACAATGTCTCGATCGGCAACGATCTGGGCTATGCGGTGATGTTCACGACCAATGTGAAGGTCGCAGACAACGTCTCGATCGGTGACCGTGAACATGGCGTGATGCTGAACTATGCCAACAAGAGTCAGATCACCGGTAACGTGGTGATCGGTGCCAAGGAAAAGTGCACCTTCCTTTATAACTCCAACAAGAACGAATTCACCGACAACTGGTTCCAGGGATGCGGCATCGGCATCCACTTCACCGCCGGCAGCGAACGCAACCGCATCGTTGGCAATTCCTTCATCGGGAACCGGACACAGGTGAAATACGTCTCGACCAAATGGGTCGAGTGGTCCGAAGACGGGCGCGGCAACTACTGGTCCGATTTTGCCGCCTATGATGTGGATGGCAACGGTATCGCCGATGCCCCTTATCGCCCGAATGACTCGATGGACCATGTGCTGTGGACCCAACCCGCAGCCAAACTGCTGCTCGGCTCTCCTGCCGTGCAGCTGGTGCGCTGGTCACAATCCGCCTTTCCGGCACTGTTGCCCGGTGGCGTGATGGACAGCAATCCATTGATGCAACCCCTTGAACCCCCAGCTATGGAAAAGGTGCCTCATGACGGATAA
- a CDS encoding ABC transporter ATP-binding protein, whose protein sequence is MTDKALIIDHVSKDRGKTRVLDDITLSLAPGQRVALLGHNGAGKSTLIKSILGLTPIQGGAIRIGDATPGSAQARRETAYLPEAVSFHPALTGREQLTLFAKLSGARADVAGLLERVGLSDALDRRIGTYSKGMRQRLGLAQVLLGQPKVALLDEPTSGLDPISRQDLYAIIDELAAQGTAVLIASHALTEVEARTDRIAIMRKGRMVADDTLANLSALAGLPIRLKVRASANADVLAAKLGGSRINGASVELLCSPADKMEALRRIAGLGDAVADVEMTPPKLEDLYRHYAQEERP, encoded by the coding sequence ATGACGGATAAGGCCCTGATTATTGACCATGTCAGCAAGGACCGGGGCAAAACCCGCGTTCTTGACGATATCACCCTGTCACTTGCCCCCGGTCAGCGCGTTGCGCTGCTGGGCCATAACGGCGCTGGCAAGTCGACCCTGATCAAATCCATCCTTGGCCTGACGCCGATCCAAGGCGGAGCCATCCGGATCGGAGACGCCACCCCAGGCAGTGCCCAGGCGCGGCGGGAAACGGCCTATCTGCCCGAGGCGGTATCCTTCCACCCGGCCCTGACCGGGCGCGAGCAACTGACCCTGTTTGCAAAATTGTCCGGCGCCAGGGCGGATGTAGCCGGTCTGCTGGAGCGCGTAGGTCTGAGCGATGCCCTGGACCGCCGGATCGGCACCTATTCCAAAGGCATGCGGCAACGTCTGGGCCTGGCACAGGTTCTGCTGGGTCAGCCGAAAGTGGCTTTGCTGGATGAACCCACCAGTGGATTGGACCCGATCTCGCGTCAGGATCTCTATGCCATCATCGACGAGCTGGCCGCGCAGGGCACCGCCGTGCTGATCGCCAGCCATGCCTTGACCGAGGTCGAGGCCCGCACCGACCGCATCGCCATCATGCGCAAGGGCCGGATGGTCGCGGATGACACGCTGGCCAACCTGTCGGCCCTTGCAGGCCTACCGATCCGTCTGAAAGTACGTGCAAGCGCCAACGCCGACGTGCTGGCCGCCAAATTGGGCGGCAGCCGGATCAACGGCGCTTCGGTCGAGCTGCTGTGTTCCCCCGCCGACAAGATGGAGGCCCTGCGCCGGATCGCCGGATTGGGCGATGCCGTGGCGGATGTGGAAATGACCCCGCCCAAGCTGGAAGACCTCTATCGCCACTATGCACAGGAGGAGAGGCCATGA
- a CDS encoding ABC transporter permease, whose product MTRFLAITRTEMLILRRNRWLLVATLIMVLFALALTFAGSAPTGTLGVDMLTVSVASMTTLSVYLAPLLALMISFDAIAGDVDRGSLSLLLSYPAGRGEILLGKFAAHLAALAFAMTVGFGTAGAVAAFFGGAGPESLMALVRLILTSILLGAVFLALGYLLSALAKGATAAAGLSAGLWLVFVVLYDLGLLGAVVMDKGGTFTQSVFPWVMVANPADAFRLWNIAATEGVAMASGMTGAAQALPVWAAPASLLIWPVIGFALARLAFRRVEP is encoded by the coding sequence ATGACCCGCTTCCTCGCCATCACCCGTACCGAAATGCTGATCCTGCGCCGCAATCGCTGGCTGCTGGTGGCGACGCTGATCATGGTGCTGTTCGCGCTGGCGCTGACCTTTGCGGGCAGTGCGCCAACCGGAACGCTGGGCGTTGACATGCTGACCGTTTCGGTTGCGTCGATGACCACCCTGTCGGTCTACCTCGCGCCCCTTCTGGCGCTGATGATCTCGTTCGACGCCATCGCCGGAGACGTGGACCGGGGCAGCCTGTCGCTGCTGTTGTCCTACCCTGCGGGGCGCGGGGAAATTCTGCTGGGCAAATTCGCCGCCCACCTGGCGGCACTGGCCTTTGCCATGACGGTCGGTTTCGGTACCGCCGGCGCGGTGGCGGCCTTCTTTGGCGGTGCCGGACCGGAAAGCCTGATGGCGTTGGTCCGCCTCATCCTCACATCCATCCTTCTGGGCGCCGTGTTTCTGGCGCTGGGATACCTGCTGTCTGCCCTGGCTAAGGGGGCTACGGCGGCGGCAGGTCTGTCGGCCGGGCTCTGGCTGGTTTTTGTCGTCCTCTATGATCTGGGCCTGTTGGGGGCTGTCGTCATGGACAAGGGCGGCACCTTTACCCAATCCGTCTTTCCATGGGTGATGGTGGCCAACCCGGCCGACGCATTCCGTCTGTGGAACATCGCTGCGACGGAAGGCGTGGCCATGGCATCCGGCATGACCGGGGCGGCACAGGCCCTGCCCGTCTGGGCCGCGCCTGCATCGCTGCTGATCTGGCCGGTGATCGGCTTTGCCCTGGCGCGGCTGGCATTCCGGAGGGTCGAGCCATGA
- a CDS encoding nitrous oxide reductase accessory protein NosL, with product MKPFVLIALIVLAACKEEVAEAPDPVDLTPDALSYFCQMNIAEHGGPKGQIHLKGYPAPLFFAQVRDMVAYLKSPERDADITAIYVSDMGIAPSWRQPGISNWIAADGATFVVGANVAGGMGAREVVPFADPADAQAFIEIYGGTALSLPDIPDTEVLGPVDLELSLETPV from the coding sequence ATGAAACCCTTCGTCCTGATTGCCTTGATCGTGTTGGCGGCCTGCAAGGAAGAGGTCGCCGAGGCCCCCGATCCGGTGGATCTGACCCCGGACGCGCTGAGCTATTTCTGCCAGATGAACATCGCCGAACATGGCGGCCCCAAGGGGCAGATCCATCTGAAAGGATATCCCGCACCGCTGTTCTTTGCGCAGGTGCGCGACATGGTGGCATACCTCAAAAGCCCTGAACGTGATGCCGACATCACAGCCATCTATGTCAGCGACATGGGTATTGCGCCAAGCTGGCGGCAGCCGGGTATCTCGAACTGGATCGCCGCGGATGGCGCGACCTTTGTCGTCGGCGCCAATGTGGCAGGTGGCATGGGTGCGCGCGAAGTGGTGCCTTTTGCCGATCCTGCCGATGCCCAGGCATTCATTGAGATTTACGGTGGAACGGCACTGAGCCTGCCGGACATTCCGGACACCGAAGTGCTTGGCCCTGTCGATCTTGAACTGTCGTTGGAGACCCCCGTATGA
- a CDS encoding FAD:protein FMN transferase encodes MTALSRRRFLIISAACAAATPLAASDARWHGTALGATASLRLVGLTDAEAAPIMAAMETEIARLEDIFSLYRPQSQLSRLNRDGVLTAPAPDLLNVLSLSTALHQASGGAFDPSIQPVWTALAAGARADDLVLVQQAIGWEKVVFDASAIRLPVPGKSALTLNGIAQGAITDRIADLLRAHGLRDVLVNMGEVAALGARSDGAPWKVGLAAPDQTVLKRIELSDRAVATSSTLATQLSPGVGHIITLDGPSSRDRTVSVSAPKAAIADGLSTALCAASAGRANEILEFFPNARIELNV; translated from the coding sequence ATGACCGCCTTGTCGCGCCGCCGATTTCTGATCATCTCAGCCGCCTGTGCTGCGGCCACACCGCTTGCGGCCTCGGACGCGCGCTGGCACGGGACCGCGTTGGGTGCGACCGCCAGCCTGCGCCTGGTGGGCCTGACGGACGCCGAAGCTGCACCCATAATGGCCGCCATGGAGACCGAGATTGCCCGGCTGGAAGACATCTTCAGCCTGTATCGTCCGCAATCGCAGCTCAGCCGGTTGAATCGCGATGGTGTGCTGACGGCGCCCGCTCCTGATTTGTTGAACGTGCTAAGCCTCAGCACAGCGCTGCATCAGGCATCGGGTGGCGCATTTGATCCGAGCATTCAACCCGTGTGGACGGCATTGGCTGCGGGCGCGCGCGCGGATGATCTGGTCTTAGTTCAACAGGCAATAGGCTGGGAAAAGGTAGTTTTCGACGCCTCGGCCATTCGCCTTCCGGTGCCCGGAAAATCGGCGCTGACGTTGAACGGTATAGCGCAGGGCGCGATCACCGACCGGATTGCCGACCTGCTGCGTGCTCATGGTCTGCGTGATGTTCTGGTCAATATGGGAGAGGTTGCCGCCCTGGGTGCGCGTAGTGACGGTGCGCCCTGGAAAGTTGGATTGGCGGCGCCGGACCAAACGGTTCTGAAGCGGATTGAATTGAGCGATCGGGCAGTGGCGACATCTTCGACGCTGGCGACCCAGCTCAGCCCGGGAGTTGGACACATCATTACCTTGGATGGGCCTTCAAGCCGCGACAGGACCGTTTCGGTTTCTGCCCCGAAAGCGGCAATTGCGGATGGGTTGTCCACTGCACTTTGCGCGGCATCCGCCGGCAGAGCCAATGAGATTCTGGAGTTCTTCCCCAACGCCCGTATCGAATTGAACGTTTAA
- the napF gene encoding ferredoxin-type protein NapF, which translates to MSQMTSRRAFLSARVLREDPDAIRPPGAVATGFSDLCTRCEDCAAACPEDIITFDDAGFPVLDLSAGGCTLCGDCADICPTPALLSERVAEWPWRARIDDASCLSTNGVSCRLCQDNCEQDAIRFRLQLGGRAEPALETETCIGCGSCSAACPAGAIVMHRPAPQHPEVTQ; encoded by the coding sequence ATGAGCCAGATGACCAGCAGACGCGCTTTTCTAAGCGCGCGTGTCCTGCGGGAGGACCCAGATGCGATCCGTCCGCCGGGGGCAGTTGCAACTGGCTTCAGCGATCTATGCACGCGTTGCGAAGACTGCGCCGCGGCTTGTCCTGAAGACATCATCACATTCGACGATGCCGGTTTCCCCGTTCTGGACCTGTCCGCAGGCGGTTGCACTTTGTGTGGTGACTGCGCTGACATTTGTCCGACCCCGGCGTTGCTGTCGGAACGTGTTGCCGAATGGCCATGGCGCGCACGAATCGACGACGCAAGCTGCCTGTCGACGAACGGCGTAAGCTGCCGCCTGTGTCAGGACAATTGCGAACAGGATGCCATCCGCTTTCGCCTGCAACTGGGCGGGCGCGCGGAACCGGCGCTTGAAACAGAAACCTGCATCGGCTGCGGCAGCTGTTCCGCCGCCTGCCCCGCCGGGGCGATCGTGATGCACCGCCCCGCCCCACAACACCCGGAGGTGACCCAATGA
- a CDS encoding chaperone NapD — protein sequence MNICGCLVHIAPDYTDAARAAMAETQGVELHAEAEDGRFVVVVEDTADRLASDTIMDLHQIPGVISLSLTYHHFEDLAETAPRPDAPSQPSSRRPMQ from the coding sequence ATGAACATCTGTGGCTGTCTGGTCCACATCGCCCCCGATTACACCGATGCCGCACGCGCGGCGATGGCCGAAACCCAGGGCGTCGAGCTTCATGCCGAAGCCGAGGACGGCCGTTTCGTAGTTGTTGTCGAGGATACGGCCGACAGGCTGGCCTCGGACACCATCATGGATCTGCACCAGATCCCCGGAGTGATCTCACTGTCACTGACTTATCACCATTTCGAAGATCTCGCGGAGACGGCTCCGCGTCCTGATGCTCCAAGCCAACCGTCCAGCAGGAGGCCCATGCAATGA
- the napA gene encoding nitrate reductase catalytic subunit NapA — MTISESRRTFLKASAAAATASAAGIPMAAGQANAQVGAPDIRWDKAACRFCGTGCSVLVGTKEGRVVATQGDPDAPVNRGLNCIKGYFLSKIMYGKDRLTTPLLRKTNGQYDKNGEFEPVSWDEAFDVMAAKWKEALAKKGPTSVGMFGSGQWTVWEGYAAAKMMKAGFRSNNIDPNARHCMASAVVGFMRTFGIDEPMGCYDDLEHADTFVLWGSNMAEMHPILWSRLTDTRLTKPGCEVHVLSTFEHRSFELADNGMVFAPQTDLAILNYIANYIIQNGAVNEEFVKNHVNITKTATDIGYGLRDNNPLQQEAENPNSGKLEPISFEEYAEAVSKYTLEYTSELSGVPADKLERLAKQYADPNRKVMSLWTMGFNQHTRGSWVNSLMYNVHLLVGKISEPGNSPFSLTGQPSACGTAREVGTFAHRLPADMVVMNEKHREICETAWNVPAGTIPDKPGFHAVLQHRKLKDGDLNAYWVQCTNNMQAAPNINEEGYPGYRNPENFITVSDPYPTVTAVSADLILPTAMWVEKEGAYGNAERRTQFWRQQVKAPGEAKSDLWQVMEFSKRFTVEEVWGEELLATMPEHRGKTMYDVLFANGSVDKFPLSETAEGFDNDESEHFGFYVQKGLFEEYANFGRGHAHDLAPFETYHQARGLRWPVVDGKETLYRFREGYDPYVSEGAGVEFYGHKDGKAKIIFAPYEPAAEEPDAEFDLWLCTGRVLEHWHSGSMTRRVPELHRAYPAAVVYMHPQDAKDRGLRRGQEIVLSTRRGEVTSRVETRGRNKVPRGLVFMPWFDEHQLTNKLTLDATCPLSKETDFKKCACKVERA; from the coding sequence ATGACCATCTCTGAATCCCGTCGTACATTTCTGAAAGCGTCCGCAGCGGCAGCCACTGCCTCGGCTGCGGGCATTCCCATGGCCGCAGGTCAGGCCAACGCTCAGGTCGGCGCGCCCGATATTCGCTGGGACAAGGCTGCTTGCCGGTTCTGCGGTACAGGCTGTTCGGTTCTGGTGGGCACCAAAGAGGGTCGAGTGGTGGCCACGCAAGGTGACCCCGACGCACCGGTGAACAGGGGCTTGAACTGTATCAAGGGCTATTTCCTGTCCAAGATCATGTACGGCAAAGACCGCCTGACCACACCGCTTTTGCGCAAGACCAACGGCCAGTATGACAAGAATGGCGAGTTCGAACCGGTCAGCTGGGATGAAGCCTTTGATGTGATGGCCGCCAAATGGAAAGAGGCCCTTGCCAAGAAAGGCCCGACCAGCGTGGGGATGTTCGGTTCGGGGCAGTGGACGGTCTGGGAAGGCTATGCCGCCGCCAAGATGATGAAGGCCGGGTTCCGGTCGAACAACATTGATCCCAATGCGCGTCACTGCATGGCCTCGGCCGTGGTTGGTTTCATGCGCACTTTCGGCATTGATGAGCCGATGGGGTGCTATGACGACCTTGAGCACGCCGATACCTTCGTGCTGTGGGGATCGAACATGGCCGAGATGCACCCGATTCTGTGGTCGCGCCTGACCGACACCCGCCTGACGAAGCCGGGTTGCGAAGTGCATGTGCTTTCGACTTTCGAGCACCGCTCGTTCGAGCTGGCCGATAATGGCATGGTCTTTGCACCGCAAACCGATCTGGCGATCCTGAACTATATCGCGAACTACATCATCCAGAATGGCGCGGTGAACGAAGAGTTCGTCAAGAACCACGTCAACATCACCAAAACCGCCACCGATATCGGTTACGGCCTGCGGGACAACAACCCCCTGCAACAAGAAGCTGAAAACCCGAACTCGGGCAAGTTGGAGCCGATCAGCTTCGAGGAATATGCCGAAGCCGTTTCGAAATACACGCTGGAATACACCTCGGAACTGTCCGGTGTTCCGGCTGACAAGCTGGAGCGTCTGGCCAAGCAATATGCCGACCCCAACCGCAAGGTGATGAGCCTGTGGACCATGGGCTTCAACCAACATACCCGCGGGTCCTGGGTGAACTCGCTGATGTACAACGTGCACCTGCTGGTGGGCAAGATTTCGGAACCTGGCAACTCACCCTTCTCGCTGACCGGTCAGCCGTCGGCCTGCGGTACGGCGCGCGAGGTAGGCACCTTTGCGCACCGCCTGCCCGCCGACATGGTGGTGATGAACGAAAAGCACCGCGAGATCTGCGAAACCGCATGGAACGTGCCCGCCGGCACCATTCCTGACAAGCCGGGTTTCCACGCCGTGCTGCAACATCGCAAGCTGAAGGATGGCGACCTGAACGCTTATTGGGTTCAGTGCACCAACAACATGCAGGCTGCACCGAACATCAACGAGGAAGGCTATCCCGGCTATCGCAACCCGGAAAACTTCATCACTGTTTCAGACCCCTACCCGACGGTCACTGCGGTTTCCGCTGACCTGATCCTGCCCACCGCCATGTGGGTCGAGAAGGAAGGCGCCTATGGCAACGCCGAGCGCCGCACCCAGTTCTGGCGGCAACAGGTCAAGGCCCCGGGCGAGGCCAAATCGGACCTGTGGCAGGTGATGGAGTTCTCGAAACGCTTCACCGTCGAAGAGGTTTGGGGCGAAGAATTGCTGGCCACCATGCCCGAGCATCGTGGCAAGACCATGTATGACGTCCTGTTTGCAAATGGCAGCGTCGACAAGTTCCCGCTGTCGGAAACCGCCGAAGGCTTTGACAACGACGAATCCGAGCATTTCGGCTTTTACGTGCAGAAAGGTCTGTTCGAAGAGTACGCCAACTTCGGGCGCGGCCATGCGCATGATCTGGCACCATTCGAAACCTACCACCAGGCCCGCGGTCTGCGCTGGCCGGTCGTGGATGGCAAGGAAACGCTCTATCGTTTCCGCGAAGGCTATGACCCCTACGTGTCCGAGGGTGCCGGCGTGGAATTCTATGGCCACAAGGATGGCAAGGCCAAGATCATCTTCGCGCCCTATGAACCTGCCGCAGAAGAGCCGGATGCGGAATTCGATCTGTGGCTGTGCACCGGTCGCGTGCTGGAACACTGGCATTCAGGGTCGATGACACGCCGGGTGCCGGAACTGCACCGCGCCTATCCCGCTGCCGTGGTCTACATGCATCCGCAGGACGCAAAGGATCGGGGTTTGCGTCGGGGCCAGGAGATTGTTCTGTCGACCCGCCGCGGCGAGGTTACCAGCCGTGTCGAAACACGGGGTCGGAACAAGGTGCCGCGCGGTCTGGTCTTTATGCCGTGGTTCGATGAGCACCAGCTGACCAACAAGCTGACGCTGGACGCAACCTGCCCGCTGTCGAAAGAGACCGACTTCAAGAAGTGCGCCTGCAAGGTTGAGCGCGCGTAA
- the napG gene encoding ferredoxin-type protein NapG, with protein sequence MSLVDKPLSPQRRRFLQDSARAAGGCVVAGSLLAYLARDARALPADALRPPGALPEKEFLSACIRCGLCVRDCPYDTLKLAELGSDAVATGTPFFTARDVPCEMCDDIPCVAACPTGALDPGLENIDDAEMGVAVLVDQENCLNFLGLRCDVCYRVCPVIDEAITLETAHNTRSGHHALFIPTVHAERCTGCGMCEKSCVLPEAAIKVLPARLARGSSAEHYRKGWEEKAAKGAPVVEGIIDLPDRLPGPGTDNLAAPGGFAPEYDLPGVGQ encoded by the coding sequence ATGTCTCTTGTCGATAAACCCCTTTCGCCGCAGCGGCGCCGGTTCCTGCAGGACTCGGCGCGGGCGGCGGGCGGCTGCGTGGTCGCCGGATCGTTGCTGGCCTATCTGGCCCGCGACGCCCGCGCCCTGCCCGCCGATGCATTGCGCCCGCCCGGCGCATTGCCCGAGAAGGAGTTCCTGTCGGCCTGCATCCGTTGCGGTTTATGCGTGCGGGACTGCCCGTACGATACCCTGAAACTGGCCGAGCTCGGCTCGGATGCGGTGGCGACGGGAACACCGTTCTTCACCGCCCGGGATGTTCCCTGCGAAATGTGCGACGACATTCCGTGTGTCGCCGCATGTCCAACAGGGGCGCTGGACCCCGGGCTGGAGAATATCGACGATGCCGAGATGGGTGTAGCCGTTCTGGTCGATCAGGAAAACTGCCTGAACTTCCTCGGTCTGCGCTGCGACGTCTGCTATCGCGTCTGCCCTGTCATTGACGAGGCGATCACTTTGGAGACGGCGCACAATACCCGATCGGGTCATCATGCCTTGTTCATTCCAACCGTTCATGCCGAACGCTGTACCGGCTGCGGCATGTGCGAGAAAAGCTGTGTTCTGCCCGAGGCCGCGATCAAGGTTCTGCCGGCCCGGCTGGCGCGCGGCAGTTCGGCCGAGCATTACCGCAAGGGTTGGGAGGAAAAGGCCGCCAAAGGCGCGCCGGTGGTCGAGGGGATCATCGATCTGCCGGATCGTTTGCCCGGACCGGGAACCGACAATCTTGCCGCGCCCGGCGGTTTTGCCCCTGAATATGATCTGCCGGGGGTGGGGCAATGA
- the napH gene encoding quinol dehydrogenase ferredoxin subunit NapH, which yields MSTRTHMPVGQEAVEGKGWIGAHRFLLVRRASQLFFLVLFLLGPWFGIWIVEGNLAGSLTLGVLPLTDPFILLQSFVAGHWPEMTALIGGLIVLVVYALIGGRVYCSWVCPINPVTDAANWVHRKLDLPKGWQPKRGTRLWILATLLLVSGLSGVIAWELVNPITMLHRGLVFGMGFVWAMIAAIFVFDVFVSRHGWCGHLCPVGAFYGLIGSKSLLRVSAANRTACDDCMDCYAVCPENQVISPALKGKPGSSPLILSPDCTNCGRCIDVCAVDVFNFTHRFDDHVVQPSDPVAAPEPRAARPI from the coding sequence ATGAGTACTCGCACGCACATGCCCGTCGGTCAGGAGGCCGTTGAAGGCAAAGGGTGGATCGGGGCGCATCGCTTTTTGCTGGTGCGCCGCGCAAGCCAGCTGTTCTTTCTGGTTCTGTTTCTGCTGGGCCCGTGGTTCGGCATCTGGATTGTCGAGGGCAATTTGGCAGGGTCACTGACGCTGGGTGTGCTGCCGTTGACCGATCCGTTCATCCTGTTGCAAAGCTTCGTTGCAGGTCATTGGCCCGAAATGACCGCGCTGATCGGTGGGCTGATCGTTCTGGTGGTCTATGCCCTGATTGGTGGCCGTGTCTATTGTTCCTGGGTCTGCCCCATAAACCCGGTGACAGACGCGGCCAACTGGGTGCACCGCAAACTGGACCTGCCGAAAGGCTGGCAACCCAAGCGCGGCACCCGGCTGTGGATTCTGGCAACCTTGCTGCTGGTCTCGGGCCTGAGTGGTGTGATCGCGTGGGAGCTGGTCAACCCGATCACCATGCTGCATCGCGGGCTGGTATTCGGCATGGGCTTTGTCTGGGCCATGATTGCGGCCATCTTCGTGTTTGACGTTTTCGTCTCACGCCATGGCTGGTGCGGCCATCTGTGCCCCGTGGGCGCGTTCTACGGGCTGATCGGGTCGAAAAGCCTGCTGCGTGTCAGTGCAGCCAATCGCACGGCCTGTGATGACTGTATGGATTGTTATGCGGTCTGTCCTGAAAATCAGGTGATCTCACCCGCGCTGAAAGGCAAGCCGGGAAGCTCGCCCCTGATCCTGTCACCCGACTGCACAAACTGCGGACGCTGCATCGATGTCTGCGCAGTCGATGTCTTCAACTTTACTCACCGGTTCGACGACCATGTCGTTCAACCTTCCGATCCAGTTGCCGCGCCTGAGCCGCGCGCTGCCAGACCTATCTAG
- a CDS encoding nitrate reductase cytochrome c-type subunit, with protein sequence MKRSIVTGGIALLPVVLLSGWAFAQSAQVETLRGADVDEPIPLDQIHKNVEGRMQRNYRQQPPLIPHSIEQYQIDVRTNQCLSCHDWSKAGERNAPTLSMTHYLDREGRELDRVAGTRYFCNQCHVPQADAPPLVENVFQPSTGN encoded by the coding sequence ATGAAAAGATCAATCGTTACAGGCGGAATTGCCCTTCTACCCGTAGTTTTGCTGAGCGGATGGGCCTTTGCCCAGTCCGCTCAAGTCGAAACCCTGCGGGGCGCGGACGTAGACGAGCCGATCCCTTTGGATCAGATTCACAAAAATGTGGAAGGACGGATGCAACGTAATTATCGCCAGCAGCCACCGCTGATTCCGCATTCGATCGAGCAATATCAGATTGATGTGCGCACCAATCAGTGCCTGTCCTGCCATGACTGGTCCAAGGCAGGTGAGCGTAACGCACCGACCCTTTCAATGACACACTATCTGGATCGCGAAGGCCGCGAATTGGACCGCGTCGCCGGGACCCGTTATTTCTGCAACCAATGTCACGTTCCGCAGGCGGACGCGCCGCCGCTTGTTGAAAACGTGTTCCAGCCCTCGACCGGCAACTGA
- a CDS encoding NapC/NirT family cytochrome c: MADSPEKRGFLGRLWNAIWTPAVMFSSGFLILAGFLAGILFWGGFHWTLELTNTEEFCVSCHTMETNLGEYRETIHYNNHSGVRAICSDCHVPDEWNHKIKAKIMAVKDVYHELVGTISTPEKYEDHRLAMASAVWKKMKASDSRECRNCHNFDYMDFTIQETRAASEHQRAIDNGMTCIDCHQGIAHSLPPNYLETYEKVTAALEDEVVQEHAAAGDDIRDFLNNSSN; this comes from the coding sequence ATGGCAGACTCCCCCGAAAAACGCGGCTTTCTGGGTCGCCTTTGGAACGCGATCTGGACGCCGGCGGTAATGTTCAGTTCGGGCTTTCTGATCCTTGCCGGATTTCTGGCCGGTATCCTGTTCTGGGGCGGATTTCACTGGACCCTGGAACTGACCAACACCGAAGAGTTCTGCGTCTCGTGTCACACGATGGAAACGAACCTGGGTGAGTATCGCGAGACGATCCACTACAACAACCACTCCGGCGTGCGTGCGATCTGCTCAGACTGCCACGTTCCGGATGAGTGGAACCACAAGATCAAAGCCAAGATCATGGCCGTGAAGGACGTCTATCATGAACTGGTGGGCACCATCAGCACACCCGAGAAATACGAGGATCACCGCCTGGCGATGGCCTCGGCCGTCTGGAAGAAAATGAAGGCGTCTGACAGCCGCGAGTGCCGCAACTGTCACAACTTTGACTACATGGACTTCACCATTCAGGAAACCCGCGCTGCCTCGGAACACCAACGCGCCATCGACAATGGTATGACCTGTATCGATTGCCACCAGGGCATCGCCCACAGCCTTCCACCCAACTATTTGGAAACATACGAAAAGGTGACTGCTGCATTGGAAGATGAAGTTGTGCAGGAGCACGCTGCCGCGGGTGACGACATCCGCGATTTCCTGAACAACAGTTCGAATTGA